A genomic segment from Nitratiruptor sp. YY08-10 encodes:
- the hypA gene encoding hydrogenase maturation nickel metallochaperone HypA → MHEYSIVQSMLDLIEENAKKHNATKVERVVMKIGVMSGVEAHLLKIAFDTFKEGTLCSDAELEMIIQPIIAKCRTCKKESRFEKNEIFYECKQCGDVDLEIIDGEDMILMQLDMS, encoded by the coding sequence ATGCATGAGTATTCCATAGTGCAAAGCATGCTGGATTTAATTGAAGAGAACGCGAAAAAACATAACGCCACGAAAGTAGAAAGAGTCGTTATGAAAATTGGTGTCATGAGTGGCGTAGAAGCTCATCTTTTAAAAATTGCATTTGATACATTCAAAGAGGGTACACTTTGCAGCGATGCAGAGCTTGAGATGATCATTCAGCCAATTATTGCAAAATGCCGTACATGCAAAAAAGAGAGCCGGTTTGAAAAAAATGAGATATTTTATGAATGCAAACAATGTGGAGATGTAGATTTAGAGATTATCGATGGAGAAGATATGATTCTCATGCAACTTGACATGAGCTAA
- the hypB gene encoding hydrogenase nickel incorporation protein HypB, whose translation MCKDCGCSITEHHHHHDHKHELHTNPQLSDTKTIEVITKILDKNDHEAAHNRAHFDRADVLAINLMSSPGSGKTTLLEKLAEIDRFKFAVIEGDLETNRDADRIRAKGIQAYQITTGSACHLDAFMVHDGLHHIDLSDIDVCFIENVGNLVCPASYDVGAHLNIVLVSVPEGDDKIEKYPVMFRQADLVLITKTDLLPYFDFDVQKAKERARRLKPNVDILEVSTKDEESIKRMAQWIMFKKEMR comes from the coding sequence ATGTGCAAAGATTGCGGATGTAGTATAACTGAACACCATCACCATCATGATCACAAACATGAGCTTCATACAAATCCCCAGTTGAGTGATACAAAAACGATTGAAGTGATTACAAAAATCTTGGATAAAAATGATCATGAAGCAGCCCACAACAGGGCTCATTTTGATAGAGCCGATGTTTTGGCAATCAATCTTATGAGTAGTCCAGGAAGTGGTAAGACAACCCTTCTAGAGAAGTTGGCTGAAATAGATAGATTCAAATTTGCAGTGATTGAAGGAGATTTGGAAACAAACAGGGATGCAGATCGCATCAGAGCAAAAGGGATTCAGGCTTACCAAATCACTACGGGAAGTGCATGTCATCTGGATGCTTTCATGGTGCATGATGGATTACATCATATAGATCTAAGTGATATTGATGTCTGCTTTATCGAAAATGTTGGCAATTTGGTTTGTCCTGCAAGTTATGATGTAGGGGCACATCTCAATATCGTTTTAGTCAGTGTTCCCGAAGGAGATGACAAGATAGAAAAGTATCCGGTGATGTTTCGACAAGCAGATCTTGTACTCATTACAAAAACCGATCTTTTGCCATACTTTGATTTTGACGTGCAAAAAGCCAAAGAGAGAGCAAGAAGACTCAAACCAAATGTTGATATTTTGGAAGTCTCTACAAAAGATGAAGAGTCTATAAAAAGAATGGCTCAGTGGATTATGTTTAAAAAGGAGATGCGCTGA
- the hypD gene encoding hydrogenase formation protein HypD, translating into MVVELKDFYEKFRDPKAIKALSKAINQEAQKLDHPINIMEVCGGHTHTIMKYGLLQLLPKNIRFIHGPGCPVCIMPKERIDHAYILAMQEDVILCTLGDMIKVPGSRGSLQDARSKGADVRFVYSPLDVLKIAKENPTKKIIFFAIGFETTTPMTAALIENALKQNIKNIFYHINHVTVPEVMRELIDSRDEHIDSYNNQIDAFLGPSHVSVITGSKIYEEFPTKYKRPVVVAGFEPVDVMEGVLMIIRQFLEDRCEVEIQYKRSVNRDGNLNAQKLIEKYFEKRELFKWRGLGNIPKSAWRLKDEYEHLDAEKLYSLPKEEIEDHKLCICGDILRGMAKPTECQVFGTACTPQKPLGSCMVSSEGACAAYYKYGNLLQEVQ; encoded by the coding sequence ATGGTAGTGGAACTTAAAGATTTTTATGAAAAATTTCGTGACCCCAAAGCCATCAAAGCTTTATCAAAAGCAATCAATCAAGAAGCGCAAAAACTTGATCATCCTATCAATATCATGGAAGTATGCGGAGGACATACCCATACGATTATGAAGTATGGTCTCTTGCAGCTTTTGCCCAAAAATATTCGCTTCATCCATGGTCCAGGATGTCCGGTCTGCATCATGCCGAAAGAGCGGATCGATCATGCCTATATTTTGGCTATGCAAGAGGATGTAATTTTATGCACTCTTGGAGACATGATTAAAGTGCCAGGAAGCAGGGGGAGCTTGCAAGATGCAAGAAGCAAAGGAGCAGATGTCCGATTTGTATATAGCCCATTAGATGTATTGAAGATTGCAAAAGAGAATCCTACGAAAAAGATTATCTTTTTTGCTATCGGTTTTGAGACCACAACACCGATGACGGCAGCACTCATCGAGAATGCTTTAAAACAAAATATAAAAAATATTTTCTATCATATCAATCATGTTACGGTTCCAGAAGTGATGAGAGAACTAATTGATAGCCGTGATGAGCATATCGACAGCTACAACAACCAAATCGACGCGTTTTTGGGACCAAGCCATGTAAGCGTCATTACGGGAAGCAAGATCTATGAAGAGTTTCCAACGAAATACAAACGTCCTGTGGTTGTCGCTGGGTTTGAGCCAGTGGATGTAATGGAAGGCGTCTTGATGATTATTCGTCAATTTTTGGAAGATCGCTGTGAAGTAGAGATCCAATATAAAAGAAGTGTGAACCGTGATGGAAATCTCAATGCCCAAAAGTTGATTGAAAAATATTTTGAAAAAAGAGAACTTTTCAAGTGGCGGGGACTTGGAAATATCCCAAAAAGTGCGTGGAGATTAAAAGATGAGTATGAACATTTGGATGCTGAAAAGCTTTATAGCCTTCCTAAAGAGGAGATTGAGGATCACAAACTCTGTATCTGTGGTGATATTTTGCGTGGAATGGCAAAACCGACTGAGTGTCAGGTCTTTGGCACTGCCTGTACGCCACAAAAACCGCTTGGCAGTTGCATGGTAAGCAGTGAAGGAGCATGTGCTGCATACTATAAATATGGCAATCTTTTGCAGGAGGTACAATGA
- a CDS encoding flagellar motor protein MotB → MAKKKKQECASIPGWLVSFGDLMSLLLTFFILLYSMSTVSVEKFYQSIRGLTEAFGGRSLTKEARSLIKNKVELNFPHMYPKLKKKKRVIKALNEIKALLQKAGIAAEVVDHGNKVLLRVNADNLFLPGSAYPTKEAAQYFMEFCKRFKESGFRIKIIGYTDNQPIHSAEFKNNWELSIYRAINILRLFVSCGYDKRFLTAEGRGEYDPIAPNNTPQGRAKNRRVEFIVDLVGI, encoded by the coding sequence ATGGCTAAGAAGAAAAAACAGGAATGCGCCAGTATTCCTGGATGGTTGGTGAGTTTCGGTGACTTGATGTCTTTGCTGCTTACCTTTTTTATTCTTCTATACTCTATGAGTACTGTATCGGTTGAAAAATTTTATCAATCCATACGAGGCCTCACAGAGGCTTTTGGTGGAAGATCCTTGACCAAAGAAGCAAGATCCTTGATAAAAAATAAAGTTGAACTCAATTTTCCACATATGTACCCTAAACTCAAAAAGAAAAAACGTGTGATAAAAGCTTTGAATGAGATCAAAGCTTTGCTCCAAAAAGCAGGAATCGCAGCTGAAGTCGTTGATCATGGCAATAAGGTACTTCTTCGAGTCAATGCAGATAATCTTTTTTTGCCAGGAAGTGCCTATCCGACAAAAGAGGCCGCTCAATATTTCATGGAGTTTTGCAAACGATTCAAAGAGAGTGGTTTTCGGATAAAAATCATAGGCTATACGGATAACCAACCTATTCATTCTGCTGAATTCAAAAACAATTGGGAACTTTCTATCTATAGAGCGATCAATATTTTACGTCTCTTTGTCAGTTGCGGGTACGATAAGCGTTTTTTGACTGCTGAAGGAAGAGGGGAGTATGATCCAATTGCCCCAAATAATACACCTCAGGGCAGAGCGAAAAACAGGCGTGTAGAATTTATCGTTGATTTAGTCGGAATATAG
- the hypE gene encoding hydrogenase expression/formation protein HypE produces MKKVVTLAMGNGGIENMELIQKTIQRHLKNEYLTKAEDATPLPPLENPVFTTDSFTISPLFFPGGDIGKLAIAGACNDLAMMGAKPKFLSLSFIIEEGFLLRDLEKIVRSMKKELSINGAWIVTGDTKVVPKGSCDGVYINVSAIGERVIHSSQENIAVGDKLLVSGDIARHGAAIFAGREGIELSNSIESDCKSLWPIVEELIEADIEIKAMRDATRGGVAAVLNEWAMATNTTMEIEEGRFSIDEGVRGICEILGFEPFVLANEGTFVLVVEQKDARKAQEILQKHNPHAAIVGEVRDSYPGRVILESEWGTKRFLDMPTGEILPRIC; encoded by the coding sequence ATGAAAAAAGTTGTTACCCTTGCTATGGGCAATGGCGGGATAGAGAATATGGAACTCATTCAAAAAACGATTCAACGCCATTTAAAAAATGAATATCTTACAAAAGCTGAAGATGCCACACCTTTACCACCACTCGAAAACCCTGTTTTTACGACAGATTCATTTACCATTTCTCCTCTCTTTTTCCCTGGTGGAGATATCGGAAAACTAGCCATTGCCGGAGCTTGTAACGACTTGGCTATGATGGGAGCAAAACCAAAATTTCTAAGCCTTTCCTTTATCATAGAAGAGGGGTTTTTGCTGCGCGATTTGGAAAAAATCGTACGAAGTATGAAAAAAGAGCTTTCCATCAACGGTGCATGGATCGTAACGGGTGATACGAAGGTGGTTCCAAAAGGAAGTTGCGATGGAGTCTATATAAACGTCTCTGCCATTGGAGAAAGAGTCATCCACTCTTCACAAGAAAATATTGCAGTAGGAGACAAACTTTTAGTAAGCGGTGACATTGCAAGACATGGAGCTGCCATTTTTGCAGGTCGTGAAGGAATTGAGCTTTCGAACAGTATTGAAAGTGACTGTAAATCGTTGTGGCCAATTGTAGAAGAACTTATTGAAGCAGACATTGAGATTAAAGCTATGCGTGATGCAACGCGAGGAGGAGTTGCTGCAGTTTTGAACGAGTGGGCCATGGCAACCAATACAACAATGGAAATAGAAGAGGGCAGATTTAGTATTGATGAAGGGGTACGAGGAATATGCGAGATACTTGGTTTTGAGCCATTTGTTTTGGCAAATGAGGGAACTTTTGTATTGGTAGTTGAACAAAAAGATGCAAGAAAGGCTCAAGAGATTTTACAAAAACATAATCCTCATGCTGCGATCGTCGGAGAGGTGAGAGATTCCTATCCTGGGCGCGTAATTTTAGAAAGTGAATGGGGAACAAAACGGTTTTTGGATATGCCAACCGGGGAAATTTTGCCACGAATATGCTAA
- a CDS encoding motility protein A, which yields MDLGTLIGLGGAWALVIISIVLGGSPGAFINGPSILIVIGGGFAAALAAFPLKDFLNGVKAIKKVFKPTTPEPLDLIDFLVDATKKARKEGILALEGDIEQFYERDKILGNLMRMLIDGQNIEDIEANFENAIAQEDSQLDTEIKVWDSLGELFPALGMIGTLIGLIQMLQNLSDPAALGPGMAVAMITTLYGAILANILCIPVAKKLKYYKDLLLLYKESYILTIKSIEKGVNPNTLQQQLAALFGVEVTG from the coding sequence ATGGATTTAGGTACACTGATTGGTCTTGGCGGTGCTTGGGCTCTTGTTATTATCTCGATAGTACTAGGTGGAAGTCCCGGTGCTTTTATCAACGGTCCTTCTATTTTAATCGTTATCGGTGGTGGATTTGCCGCAGCATTAGCAGCCTTTCCTTTAAAAGATTTTCTCAATGGCGTCAAAGCGATAAAAAAAGTATTTAAACCAACAACTCCTGAGCCTCTCGATTTGATCGATTTTTTGGTAGATGCGACGAAAAAGGCAAGAAAAGAAGGGATTTTGGCCTTAGAAGGAGATATTGAACAATTTTATGAACGAGACAAGATCTTGGGAAACCTCATGAGAATGCTCATCGATGGTCAAAATATTGAAGATATTGAGGCCAATTTCGAAAATGCGATAGCACAAGAGGATTCTCAACTTGACACAGAGATAAAAGTATGGGATTCCCTTGGCGAACTTTTCCCAGCACTTGGTATGATTGGAACACTAATCGGACTTATTCAGATGCTTCAAAACCTTTCAGATCCTGCTGCACTTGGTCCAGGTATGGCTGTTGCGATGATTACAACATTGTATGGTGCGATTTTGGCAAACATTTTATGTATTCCTGTGGCAAAAAAACTGAAGTATTATAAAGATCTACTTTTACTCTATAAAGAGTCTTATATTCTGACAATCAAAAGCATTGAAAAAGGAGTCAATCCCAATACACTGCAACAGCAACTTGCTGCTTTGTTTGGTGTTGAAGTAACAGGATAA
- the dksA gene encoding RNA polymerase-binding protein DksA — translation MDIKYFQMLLLERKEQIIKNIKVTTEDIEDLKNIEINDEGDYAALCTDNLIEQAIQEQQQKELEEIEYALKKIENGEYGICEMCGENIKPLRLKIKPFAKYCITCREIIEKEPN, via the coding sequence ATGGATATTAAGTATTTTCAAATGTTACTTTTAGAACGAAAAGAGCAGATCATTAAAAATATCAAAGTTACTACAGAAGATATTGAAGATTTGAAAAATATAGAGATCAATGATGAAGGAGATTATGCTGCTTTGTGTACGGACAATCTCATCGAACAGGCTATTCAAGAGCAGCAGCAAAAGGAACTTGAAGAGATAGAGTATGCTTTGAAAAAGATCGAAAACGGCGAATATGGAATTTGTGAAATGTGTGGTGAAAATATTAAACCGCTTCGGCTCAAAATTAAACCATTTGCGAAATATTGTATTACCTGTAGAGAGATTATAGAGAAAGAACCAAATTGA
- a CDS encoding HypC/HybG/HupF family hydrogenase formation chaperone produces the protein MCLSIPSKVVSIDQKKCTAIVDTLGVQREVGIDFIADEVKVGDFVLIHIGYAMNIIDEEYAKESIALYQEIIEKMEEAEKNQLIKESDNCPGDGSGT, from the coding sequence ATGTGTCTATCCATTCCAAGCAAAGTTGTAAGCATCGATCAAAAAAAGTGTACGGCGATTGTGGATACATTGGGTGTGCAAAGAGAAGTTGGAATAGATTTTATCGCCGATGAAGTCAAAGTGGGTGATTTCGTACTTATTCATATCGGTTATGCTATGAATATCATCGATGAGGAGTATGCAAAAGAGTCCATAGCTTTGTATCAAGAGATTATTGAGAAGATGGAAGAGGCTGAAAAGAATCAGCTTATCAAGGAGAGTGACAACTGTCCAGGAGATGGTAGTGGAACTTAA
- a CDS encoding chorismate mutase: MDIKECRSLDEVRKEIDSIDEEIVRLIAKRSKYVKEAAKFKESVEEIKSDERINDVLSHVRHLAGSLGISPNLVADIFRILIDKMVEMEIEEFKNGGAY, encoded by the coding sequence ATGGATATAAAAGAGTGCAGAAGTCTTGATGAAGTTCGAAAAGAAATCGATTCAATTGATGAAGAAATTGTACGATTAATTGCCAAGCGAAGCAAATATGTCAAAGAGGCTGCAAAATTTAAAGAGAGTGTTGAAGAGATCAAAAGCGATGAGAGAATCAATGATGTACTAAGTCATGTTCGCCATTTAGCAGGAAGTCTTGGCATATCGCCCAATCTTGTTGCAGATATCTTTCGAATCCTCATCGATAAAATGGTAGAAATGGAGATAGAAGAGTTCAAAAATGGTGGAGCCTACTGA
- a CDS encoding hydrogenase maturation protein, whose translation MGNKTVFGYANRGNFATNMLRILLLCNTFNSLTQKVFCHLKEIGYDVSVEYAINDKTVIEGANLFAPDLILATYLTKKIPKEIFTKYPTFIIHPGPFGDRGAYALDNAILNNMKEWGVSILEADEEFDAGAVWGHRNFSLPEHATKGYLYRTVVSDLAIELVDELIEKLKCEKKPLTNPKKPLHPKVTQSSRAIEWNKDSSETIIQKLNASDNYPGVKDRFFDCEVYLFGAVKEQTGLEKKEAKPKEILAKRDGAVLVKTIDGAVWIQQMTEITNGIRQIKLPSTYVLKDRLKGIKEERISLYVDPDLPTFKEITFYQKQNVGFLAFDFYNGAMSSEQCIRLKYAIETLKDEMDVLVLMGGEQFFSNGIHLTILEDSKKQGEDGWSNINAMNNLIKTILFSDDILTITAFRANAGAGGVFLGLVGDFVFAKSGIVLNPHYKTIGLSGSEYHTYTLPRRVGKETAQKLLDEALPINAQEAKSIGLIDEVFKDFQEVESFALQLAQDEERFYELRDQKRDRLEQDEEYIQECVENELEKMYPQFRDPKSDFHKLRHNFVYKICPTKTPLRIAKHRRKNA comes from the coding sequence ATGGGGAACAAAACGGTTTTTGGATATGCCAACCGGGGAAATTTTGCCACGAATATGCTAAGAATACTTTTACTGTGTAACACATTTAATAGTTTGACGCAAAAAGTTTTTTGTCATCTTAAAGAGATAGGGTATGATGTAAGTGTAGAGTATGCTATTAATGACAAAACAGTAATAGAAGGTGCAAATCTTTTTGCTCCAGATCTCATTTTAGCCACCTATCTTACAAAAAAGATCCCAAAAGAAATTTTTACCAAATACCCGACCTTTATTATCCATCCTGGTCCCTTCGGAGATAGAGGTGCCTATGCACTCGATAATGCCATATTAAATAATATGAAAGAATGGGGCGTATCTATTTTGGAAGCTGATGAGGAGTTTGATGCAGGAGCCGTATGGGGACACAGAAACTTCTCTTTGCCCGAACATGCAACGAAAGGGTATCTCTATCGAACAGTAGTGAGCGATTTGGCTATCGAGCTAGTTGATGAGCTGATTGAGAAACTAAAATGTGAAAAAAAACCTTTGACAAATCCGAAAAAACCTTTGCATCCAAAAGTGACACAAAGCTCAAGAGCGATTGAATGGAACAAAGACTCTAGCGAAACGATCATACAAAAACTCAATGCATCCGATAACTATCCAGGTGTCAAAGATCGATTTTTTGATTGTGAAGTTTATCTTTTTGGAGCAGTAAAAGAGCAAACCGGGCTTGAGAAAAAAGAGGCAAAACCGAAAGAGATTTTGGCAAAAAGAGATGGTGCAGTTTTGGTTAAAACGATCGATGGTGCCGTTTGGATCCAGCAAATGACAGAGATAACAAATGGTATTCGACAAATCAAACTCCCCTCAACCTATGTCCTAAAAGATCGTCTTAAAGGGATCAAAGAAGAGCGCATTTCTTTGTATGTGGATCCAGATTTGCCGACATTTAAAGAGATTACCTTTTATCAAAAGCAAAATGTGGGCTTTTTGGCATTTGATTTCTATAATGGTGCCATGAGTAGCGAGCAGTGTATCCGTCTGAAATATGCGATAGAAACATTAAAAGATGAAATGGATGTTCTTGTTTTAATGGGTGGCGAGCAGTTTTTTAGCAATGGGATTCATTTGACGATTTTGGAAGATAGCAAAAAACAAGGTGAAGATGGCTGGAGCAACATCAACGCTATGAATAATCTCATTAAGACGATCCTTTTTAGCGATGATATCCTAACCATTACGGCATTTAGGGCAAATGCAGGCGCAGGGGGCGTATTTTTAGGGCTTGTGGGAGACTTTGTTTTTGCTAAAAGCGGCATCGTACTCAATCCCCACTATAAAACGATAGGCCTTAGCGGCAGTGAATATCATACTTATACACTACCACGAAGAGTTGGGAAAGAGACAGCACAGAAGCTTTTGGATGAAGCCTTGCCTATCAATGCTCAAGAAGCCAAAAGTATTGGTCTTATTGATGAAGTTTTCAAAGATTTTCAAGAGGTTGAATCTTTTGCTCTGCAACTAGCACAAGATGAAGAGAGATTTTATGAACTACGTGATCAAAAGAGAGACCGGCTAGAGCAGGATGAAGAGTATATTCAAGAGTGCGTAGAAAATGAACTTGAGAAAATGTATCCTCAGTTTCGGGATCCAAAAAGTGATTTTCACAAACTGCGCCACAATTTTGTCTATAAAATATGCCCAACCAAAACGCCTCTAAGAATTGCAAAACATAGGAGAAAAAATGCATGA
- a CDS encoding tyrosine-type recombinase/integrase, protein MKYPLDFKDNFENSLRFWIERYIRFKLTTLSNRQVKDQQKLANIIHSLTTGTNSIEKLGELVKEARNIGLIGVNTYYKPLEKLYKHLHTLGLASMKEIDEEMIVDFLASSTAGLSDATKKNYRIAMINFFGYINKNNEDKHLYEIELKNWGGLRGKAGQKLPVFLSEDEIVKFLHAIDTYPFRPDVAARNRAIIKMILYTGIRVSEAIHLPIKNVILQHDVYLLKIIGKGNKSRVVMIKAQKIQKDLEEWLEKRNCEKGLLFCNKKGAPLTQAYVSRMVEKILLSCGIRKEKNGAHMLRHTFATLLYNKSKDLVLVQETLGHASLDTSRIYTHFDEDKLYKAASIMDELEKE, encoded by the coding sequence ATGAAATATCCACTTGATTTTAAAGACAATTTTGAAAATTCTCTTCGTTTTTGGATAGAACGCTATATCCGTTTCAAACTCACAACACTATCCAATCGACAAGTCAAGGATCAACAAAAACTTGCCAATATCATCCATTCACTGACCACAGGAACAAATTCTATTGAAAAACTTGGAGAGTTAGTAAAAGAAGCAAGAAACATAGGTCTTATTGGTGTCAATACATACTACAAACCTTTAGAAAAACTGTACAAACATCTACATACTTTGGGACTCGCATCTATGAAAGAGATAGATGAAGAGATGATAGTCGATTTTCTGGCCTCTTCTACTGCAGGTCTCAGTGATGCAACCAAAAAAAACTATCGTATTGCAATGATCAATTTTTTCGGTTACATTAATAAAAACAATGAAGACAAACATCTGTATGAAATTGAACTCAAAAACTGGGGCGGTCTGAGAGGAAAAGCGGGTCAAAAACTTCCTGTTTTTTTAAGTGAAGATGAGATAGTAAAGTTTTTGCATGCTATCGACACTTATCCCTTTCGACCTGATGTAGCTGCAAGAAACAGAGCGATCATTAAAATGATTCTTTATACTGGTATCCGTGTCTCAGAAGCCATTCATCTTCCTATAAAAAATGTGATTTTACAACATGATGTTTATCTACTAAAAATTATTGGCAAAGGGAATAAATCAAGAGTTGTCATGATAAAAGCGCAGAAAATTCAAAAGGATCTCGAAGAGTGGCTTGAAAAAAGAAACTGTGAAAAAGGGCTCCTCTTTTGCAATAAAAAAGGCGCTCCTCTCACCCAAGCTTATGTCAGTAGAATGGTTGAAAAGATCCTTTTAAGCTGCGGTATACGCAAAGAGAAAAACGGTGCGCACATGCTCAGGCATACTTTTGCTACACTATTGTACAATAAGAGTAAAGATTTGGTTTTGGTACAAGAGACATTGGGCCATGCCAGTTTGGATACATCAAGAATCTATACCCATTTTGATGAAGATAAACTTTACAAAGCCGCAAGTATTATGGACGAGTTAGAAAAGGAGTGA
- a CDS encoding TetR/AcrR family transcriptional regulator, with product MNTQSLEIKEKNTKQKILDAALDLIAEHGYSKASVRMIAKAVGIRESAIYNHFSNKNEIFSAIVKQLFTTPFDDFFEKKPPSEYAKKGKKYLLEYVSTVKLISFDQKHEKLFRIILQELMKSSEIRKGFIEHFFKENIKNLSSAFFIMMQEGLIRSNDPIVTAQEFFAPLFYYRLQITLFRLENMPTNALSSIFEKHVDFFWESIML from the coding sequence ATGAATACGCAATCTTTGGAAATTAAAGAAAAAAACACCAAGCAAAAAATATTAGATGCAGCACTTGATCTAATAGCAGAACATGGTTATTCAAAAGCTTCTGTTCGTATGATTGCAAAAGCGGTCGGAATTCGAGAAAGTGCGATTTACAACCACTTTTCGAACAAAAATGAGATCTTTTCAGCCATTGTAAAACAATTGTTCACTACTCCTTTTGATGATTTTTTTGAAAAAAAGCCTCCAAGTGAATATGCTAAAAAAGGAAAAAAATATCTTTTGGAGTATGTATCGACAGTCAAACTGATCAGTTTCGATCAAAAACATGAAAAGTTGTTTCGAATTATTTTACAAGAGTTAATGAAAAGTAGCGAAATACGTAAAGGATTCATTGAACACTTTTTTAAAGAGAATATCAAGAATCTCTCAAGCGCTTTTTTTATTATGATGCAAGAAGGTCTTATACGATCAAACGATCCCATTGTAACTGCTCAAGAGTTTTTCGCTCCACTGTTTTACTATAGGCTGCAAATCACCCTCTTTCGCTTGGAAAATATGCCGACGAATGCTTTGTCATCCATCTTTGAAAAACATGTCGATTTTTTTTGGGAAAGTATTATGTTGTAG
- a CDS encoding flagellar motor protein MotB, which translates to MPKKKPEECPSIPGWLVSFGDLMSLLLTFFILLYAMSTVDVTKALKFLSYFQGEPNYKPIRISVVPPIVPFSTNVVKKVKKRIKRILPPHAYQLSITTKYVMIRLFNDIVFKDTSYQLTEKAKQTLKEIAQVLKKLPKNQKFYIKVHGYATIKDTSQLPPDIVDAWDLSIKRAEAVAFYLMKQGIDPSRFFIAGYGDTRPIYTWNNPLLNRRNDRVEIFIEVDQKKGTQ; encoded by the coding sequence ATGCCGAAGAAAAAGCCAGAAGAGTGTCCAAGTATCCCCGGTTGGCTTGTAAGCTTCGGTGATTTAATGTCACTGCTGTTGACTTTTTTTATATTGCTGTATGCAATGAGTACAGTGGATGTGACAAAAGCGTTAAAATTTCTCTCCTATTTTCAAGGAGAGCCAAATTATAAACCTATCCGTATCAGTGTTGTTCCTCCAATCGTTCCCTTTTCAACCAATGTTGTCAAAAAAGTCAAAAAAAGGATCAAACGAATCCTTCCTCCACATGCATATCAGCTGAGTATTACAACAAAATATGTGATGATACGGCTTTTTAATGATATCGTTTTTAAAGATACATCCTATCAATTGACAGAAAAAGCAAAGCAGACTCTCAAGGAGATTGCTCAAGTTTTGAAAAAATTGCCCAAGAATCAAAAATTCTACATAAAAGTCCATGGGTATGCAACTATAAAAGATACTTCACAGCTTCCTCCAGATATCGTCGATGCTTGGGATCTAAGTATAAAACGAGCCGAGGCGGTTGCTTTTTATTTGATGAAGCAAGGGATCGATCCATCCCGTTTTTTTATTGCAGGTTACGGAGATACAAGGCCTATTTATACATGGAATAATCCTCTTTTGAACAGACGAAATGATAGAGTAGAGATCTTTATCGAAGTTGATCAAAAAAAGGGGACTCAGTAG